tttagaaaaaaataataagtatgAGAACGATTATAATACAGAGAATGTAAAGTGatgagaaaaaattaaaaaaaaaagttattttattttgataaaaaaaataaaaagatgaaaaaaaggagatataaataaaaagatagaTATATCATATGGATTTAtagtttatgtatttttttatgaaatgatgctttaatatattttttaaataaaggaTTGATTGGTGTAATATGATAAATCTCAAGATTTACCGTTATTATTTcaacataaaattatcaaaaactaACCGAGGAAGCTTTTAGTACTAACAGAAATATAATTGACggatattttaatatatattttttaaatgtcagAAATCAACTAGTATAATATGTTAAACCTCACGGAAGTTTATGGTAATTAcctcaaatttcaattattgaCGAACTAATGAAAAACTTATATTTCATGCCAATGCACTAGTGCCAGGATAAAGAAGAGACATTACTTGATGATTTAAAATAGCACTCAGTTTAAGCTCTAGCTTCATCCGCTCGAGACTGATCCTCTTCCTAATTACTGAATCCCACAATGCTAAAGTACCATTCCAAACATTACAGAGAGTTTTCTGCACAATAAAAAATGGTTCtatgaaatttaaattgttATAGAAGGAAAATTTTATTTCGGCAGTGTTAATAACCAAAGTTTTAAAGTTCAGCAATACAAAGGAGATCATTGGAAAGTTAGGATTAAATGCATAATAATAAGTGAAAAATGATTTATTCAAACCATATCAGTGGTGTGTtaatgtttggttcatggaataggtgcggaatggaatagctattccgtatagaatggcaattctttgctttggttcatagaataggtattccaaagaattgctattccatgattttgtggaataaacactcctctcaaaaactaaagaatggttattccattccttatggaataactattccattccatgctattctattccatgaaccaaacatggccttacTTCTGTATCAAGAATGGCGCTTCCCTTCTTTTTTTAAGTATTAACAATTGAATAGTGTATGAAAGAAGGTGATTTCTCCACATTGCattttatgtgtgtgtgtgtataaaGAAGATGATAGATTAGGCCCACAGAATCATGCAagtaacaaaaaaatcaaaagagacGCATGTGAAGAAGATTAGAAGGCCTACATTTTACATGGACATGCATTATATCGTACCTCTGCACTCTTTTTCTGAATGTAAAGAACAGCTTCTGCCCTGGCATTAGTAAATCGCCACTGCAAATATCTATTGTATAAAAGGCGAATCTGACGAGCATCTTCAATATAGTTTCCACCTTTTTTCCCTTTCTTAAAATCCACTATATAACTAAGAACAGAAGTAGAACTACTAGATTGGCTGGAAATACTTGATGGCCTTGTCCGAGATGGGCTGACCCCTCTAGAAGGAGGAGTGGATGGCCTTGCCCCTCTAGAAGGAGGAGTCGATGGCCTTGCATTAGCTGGACCGAAACCTCGACTAACAGAGGTTCCACTTGGCGACGGAGGGCGCAACCCAGGGCTAGGCAAGGACTGGGTTCTAACTGCCGGAATTAATAAAGACCTTCTCTCTGATAAACTTGTTTCAGCGAGCTTCTGAGATCTGGATACCTGCAGTGAATTATCATCCGTAGAACTTGTTCGAGACCCTCTCAATCCAACATCTTCTAGGCATGATAATCTTGCAGCATCACTAGCTGATTTCTGCAAGGTTTTAATGCTACCTCCAGGCACAGACAATCGTCTAAGTGAAGATAAACCAATTCCAACAGGTGTAGATACAGATTTTACAGTCTTATCAGTGTGATCCACACTTCTATTCATTGAATTGGAAGACACTCTTCCACCAATCCTACTAGGCCACCTATGCTGATCAATCAATCTAGAATGTGAACCATCCACGGGTTTTGCATTCTCTGATTGATCCTGTACATTCTTCCCTTTAAGAGGACTCCTCTTTCTCTCTGGTGTAGGCTTTCTTGAACCAGCAGGTGCTTCAGCCTGCCTATGAGCCCCATTTGAAGATGGTCGCAAG
This region of Mercurialis annua linkage group LG1-X, ddMerAnnu1.2, whole genome shotgun sequence genomic DNA includes:
- the LOC126657749 gene encoding AUGMIN subunit 8-like isoform X2; the encoded protein is MDVCESEKHKAVDTPRLPLVPAARDNNAPATTRRPRTREISSRYKSPAPSALRRSQSPNQSRTVPTASQVLPKRPNSAERRRPSTPPSPLSPSTPVQDSSVELPSRRLSTGSRLPESLWPSTMRSLSVSFQSDSISVPIGKKEKPVSSISSDRTLRPSSNGAHRQAEAPAGSRKPTPERKRSPLKGKNVQDQSENAKPVDGSHSRLIDQHRWPSRIGGRVSSNSMNRSVDHTDKTVKSVSTPVGIGLSSLRRLSVPGGSIKTLQKSASDAARLSCLEDVGLRGSRTSSTDDNSLQVSRSQKLAETSLSERRSLLIPAVRTQSLPSPGLRPPSPSGTSVSRGFGPANARPSTPPSRGARPSTPPSRGVSPSRTRPSSISSQSSSSTSVLSYIVDFKKGKKGGNYIEDARQIRLLYNRYLQWRFTNARAEAVLYIQKKSAEKTLCNVWNGTLALWDSVIRKRISLERMKLELKLSAILNHQVIVMLIQLL
- the LOC126657749 gene encoding AUGMIN subunit 8-like isoform X1, producing MDVCESEKHKAVDTPRLPLVPAARDNNAPATTRRPRTREISSRYKSPAPSALRRSQSPNQSRTVPTASQVLPKRPNSAERRRPSTPPSPLSPSTPVQDSSVELPSRRLSTGSRLPESLWPSTMRSLSVSFQSDSISVPIGKKEKPVSSISSDRTLRPSSNGAHRQAEAPAGSRKPTPERKRSPLKGKNVQDQSENAKPVDGSHSRLIDQHRWPSRIGGRVSSNSMNRSVDHTDKTVKSVSTPVGIGLSSLRRLSVPGGSIKTLQKSASDAARLSCLEDVGLRGSRTSSTDDNSLQVSRSQKLAETSLSERRSLLIPAVRTQSLPSPGLRPPSPSGTSVSRGFGPANARPSTPPSRGARPSTPPSRGVSPSRTRPSSISSQSSSSTSVLSYIVDFKKGKKGGNYIEDARQIRLLYNRYLQWRFTNARAEAVLYIQKKSAEKTLCNVWNGTLALWDSVIRKRISLERMKLELKLSAILNHQMAYLDDWALLERDHLTSLSGAVEDLEATTLRLPVTEGAMADTDSLKDVICSAVDVMQTMGSSICSLLSKVEGVNGLVSELAVLAAQEKAMLDECEALLASTAALQVEEYSIMTHLIQIKHVLENQSILAAKSSQWS